A section of the Brevundimonas sp. AJA228-03 genome encodes:
- a CDS encoding NAD(P) transhydrogenase subunit alpha — protein MEHVDPTVFRLAIFVLAIFVGYYVVWSVTPALHTPLMAVTNAISSVIIVGGLIAAAAVSGDVAGPNAWIAKGAGVVAVTLASVNIFGGFMVTRRMLAMYKKKERPARVEAKATT, from the coding sequence ATGGAACACGTCGATCCTACCGTCTTTCGCCTGGCCATCTTCGTGCTGGCCATCTTCGTCGGCTACTATGTCGTCTGGTCGGTGACGCCGGCCCTGCACACGCCGCTGATGGCCGTGACCAATGCGATTTCCAGCGTCATCATCGTCGGCGGCCTGATCGCGGCGGCGGCGGTGTCGGGTGATGTCGCCGGGCCGAATGCCTGGATCGCCAAGGGAGCGGGCGTCGTGGCCGTGACCCTGGCCAGCGTCAACATCTTCGGCGGCTTCATGGTCACGCGGCGGATGCTGGCCATGTACAAGAAGAAGGAACGACCCGCCAGGGTCGAGGCCAAGGCGACGACCTGA
- a CDS encoding BrnT family toxin: protein MKFDWDDAKARSNLAKHGIAFDWAIHVFEDPDAISGMDRVVDGEMRWRTVGRVGFTTILFVGHTWVDEDGEIYVRVITARKASRHEIKGYETGDERYLS, encoded by the coding sequence ATGAAGTTCGACTGGGATGATGCGAAGGCGCGCAGCAATCTGGCCAAACACGGCATCGCGTTCGACTGGGCGATCCATGTGTTTGAAGATCCTGATGCCATAAGCGGTATGGACCGGGTTGTTGATGGCGAGATGCGTTGGCGGACTGTCGGACGCGTTGGATTCACGACCATCCTGTTCGTTGGACATACCTGGGTTGACGAAGACGGTGAAATCTATGTGCGTGTGATCACGGCCCGAAAGGCGAGCAGACATGAAATCAAGGGATATGAAACCGGCGACGAGAGATATCTCAGCTGA
- a CDS encoding M3 family oligoendopeptidase, with protein sequence MNAPFKAPPPSDPAEPPLWDLSDLYGSRTDAKIAADLETARQGVAEMNALQGRFVENRGDPGALGATLNRAITLYEQASERLGALGAYAFLAASTARDDAGAQGFEADLREKITTIATPTVWLTLEINQLEEAEIEAALAADAGAAKWRPWLRRVRAMKPHELSGELETFIAERMPIAAQWPRLFDETLAALRVESGKKSLTLSEALNQLSDPKEARRRSAAEGLNAALAARASTLALTLNTVAAEKAMEDRWRGFKRPADSRHLANEVDGEAVDAMADAVAAAYPKLSHRYYALKAKALGKSTLDQWDRNAPLETTAPRGFDWQQGRELVLESFGDLGSEFADRAGRFFDQPWIDARARAGKQSGAYAHPVTADRHPYVFLNWMGERRDVLTLAHELGHGVHQTLAAGKGTLLADTPLTLAETASIFAEGLTFDRLLTTAPRAERRGLLAGRIEDGLNTVVRQIAFHRFETRFHDERAKGEVSADRLGELFLEEMGASLGPAVTLNPGYETWWSYVSHFVHSPFYVYAYAFGDLLVAALMETRRKDPDGFAPLYRELLAAGGTRTYVEALEPFGLNPRDPAFWAIGTQRLERLVDQFEALG encoded by the coding sequence ATGAACGCGCCCTTCAAAGCCCCGCCCCCTTCCGATCCCGCCGAGCCCCCGCTGTGGGACCTGTCCGACCTCTATGGCTCGCGCACCGACGCGAAGATCGCGGCCGATCTGGAGACCGCACGACAGGGCGTGGCCGAGATGAATGCGCTGCAAGGGCGGTTCGTCGAAAATCGCGGCGATCCGGGGGCGCTGGGGGCGACCCTGAACCGGGCGATCACCCTTTATGAACAGGCCAGTGAGCGTCTCGGAGCCCTCGGGGCTTATGCGTTCCTGGCCGCCTCGACCGCGCGCGACGATGCCGGGGCGCAGGGATTCGAGGCGGACCTGCGCGAGAAGATCACCACAATCGCCACCCCGACCGTCTGGCTGACGCTGGAGATCAACCAGCTGGAGGAGGCCGAGATCGAGGCGGCGCTGGCCGCCGATGCCGGCGCGGCGAAGTGGCGGCCCTGGCTGCGGCGCGTGCGGGCCATGAAGCCGCATGAGCTGTCGGGCGAGCTTGAGACCTTCATCGCCGAACGGATGCCGATCGCGGCCCAGTGGCCCCGGCTGTTTGACGAAACCCTGGCGGCGCTGCGGGTCGAGAGCGGCAAGAAGAGCCTGACGCTGTCGGAGGCGCTCAACCAGCTGTCCGATCCGAAGGAGGCCAGGCGTCGCTCTGCGGCCGAGGGGCTGAACGCCGCCCTGGCGGCGCGGGCCTCGACGCTTGCGCTCACGCTCAACACCGTCGCGGCCGAAAAGGCGATGGAGGACCGCTGGCGCGGTTTCAAACGTCCCGCCGACAGCCGCCACCTGGCCAATGAGGTCGATGGCGAGGCGGTGGACGCCATGGCCGATGCGGTTGCCGCCGCCTATCCGAAACTGTCGCACCGCTACTATGCGCTGAAGGCGAAGGCGCTGGGCAAGTCCACGCTGGACCAGTGGGACCGCAATGCGCCGCTGGAGACGACTGCCCCGCGCGGGTTCGACTGGCAGCAGGGCCGCGAACTGGTGCTGGAAAGCTTCGGCGACCTGGGGTCCGAGTTCGCCGACCGGGCCGGGCGGTTCTTCGATCAGCCCTGGATCGACGCGCGCGCGCGGGCCGGCAAGCAGTCGGGGGCCTATGCCCACCCGGTGACGGCCGACCGCCACCCCTATGTCTTCCTGAATTGGATGGGCGAGCGACGCGACGTCCTGACCCTGGCGCATGAGCTGGGCCATGGCGTGCACCAGACCCTGGCGGCCGGGAAGGGGACCCTTCTGGCCGACACGCCGTTGACCCTTGCCGAGACCGCCTCGATCTTCGCCGAGGGTCTGACGTTCGACCGGCTGCTGACGACTGCGCCCAGGGCCGAGCGGCGGGGTCTTCTGGCGGGGCGGATCGAGGACGGGCTGAACACCGTCGTCCGCCAGATCGCCTTCCACCGTTTCGAGACGCGGTTTCACGACGAGCGGGCGAAGGGCGAGGTCTCCGCCGACCGGCTCGGTGAGCTGTTCCTTGAGGAGATGGGCGCGTCGCTGGGCCCGGCCGTGACGCTGAACCCCGGCTATGAGACGTGGTGGAGCTATGTCAGCCACTTCGTCCACTCGCCATTCTACGTCTATGCCTATGCGTTCGGCGACCTGCTGGTCGCGGCGCTGATGGAGACGCGGCGAAAGGATCCGGACGGATTCGCGCCGCTGTATCGCGAGCTGCTGGCCGCAGGCGGAACCAGGACCTATGTCGAGGCGCTGGAGCCGTTCGGGCTGAACCCGCGCGACCCGGCCTTCTGGGCCATCGGGACGCAGAGACTGGAACGGCTGGTCGATCAGTTCGAGGCGTTGGGTTGA
- a CDS encoding DUF86 domain-containing protein: MIDPPIRFRLEDIAEYARISLDLLGDSSATEVEADMKTHFALIRAVQVVGEAAAKIPDTYRTDHAQIPWRRAINMRNILVHAYRQIDLTIVVMTVREDFPPLIADIERLLGEDNT; this comes from the coding sequence GTGATCGATCCACCGATCCGTTTCCGTCTGGAAGACATCGCGGAGTACGCACGAATCTCGCTTGATCTGCTTGGCGATTCCAGTGCGACCGAAGTCGAAGCGGATATGAAAACCCATTTCGCGCTGATCCGCGCCGTCCAGGTTGTGGGCGAGGCAGCGGCCAAGATTCCCGACACCTATCGCACCGACCATGCGCAGATTCCTTGGAGACGGGCCATCAACATGCGGAACATTCTGGTTCACGCCTATCGTCAGATCGATCTGACGATTGTGGTGATGACCGTCAGGGAGGATTTTCCGCCCTTGATCGCCGATATCGAACGACTGCTGGGGGAAGACAACACATGA
- a CDS encoding DUF1203 domain-containing protein produces MTYRIEALPVAPFAPYFTMTEADLAAVGARRWIADAPGRAPCRVSLRDAAVGERLVLVHHAHMTDPSSPYRASGPIFVREAAVQAEPVEGPAPEMLRRRPLSLRIYDRRNMMLEGLVIDGTELDARLEEWFGHPATEQVHIHFAPRGCYLARAVRQEPSLP; encoded by the coding sequence ATGACCTATCGAATCGAAGCCCTGCCCGTCGCGCCGTTCGCGCCCTATTTCACCATGACGGAGGCCGATCTGGCCGCCGTCGGCGCGCGGCGCTGGATCGCCGACGCACCCGGCCGCGCCCCCTGCCGCGTCAGCCTGCGCGACGCCGCGGTCGGGGAACGGCTGGTTCTGGTCCATCACGCCCATATGACCGATCCGTCCTCGCCCTATCGCGCGTCCGGCCCCATCTTCGTTCGCGAGGCTGCCGTCCAGGCCGAGCCCGTCGAGGGGCCCGCGCCCGAGATGTTACGCAGACGCCCGTTGTCGCTACGCATCTACGATCGCCGGAACATGATGCTGGAAGGTCTCGTCATCGACGGCACCGAGCTGGATGCCCGTCTCGAGGAATGGTTCGGCCATCCGGCGACCGAACAGGTCCATATCCATTTCGCGCCCCGCGGCTGCTACCTCGCCCGGGCCGTTCGTCAGGAACCATCGCTTCCCTGA
- a CDS encoding nucleotidyltransferase family protein — MEDTATLLDRALDAIRDELPSARALGVELVGVVGSVARGEARPDSDVDVVYDVIGRPTLFDLGGIMADLEDRIGRRIDLVDRHSMKPERWAWMSRDLVTL; from the coding sequence ATGGAGGATACCGCCACCCTGCTCGACCGCGCCCTGGATGCTATCCGCGATGAGCTGCCTTCTGCTAGGGCCTTGGGCGTCGAATTGGTCGGCGTGGTGGGGTCCGTTGCGCGTGGCGAGGCCCGCCCCGACAGTGATGTCGACGTCGTTTATGACGTGATTGGTCGACCGACCCTGTTCGACCTCGGTGGGATCATGGCTGATCTTGAGGATAGGATCGGACGCAGGATCGACCTTGTGGACCGGCACTCGATGAAGCCTGAGCGCTGGGCCTGGATGAGCCGCGACCTGGTGACGCTGTGA
- a CDS encoding aa3-type cytochrome c oxidase subunit IV, translating into MADHHHDTLHAAADHDAEAYVHGTMTIEEQAATWALFQDLAKWGSLVVAVVLLFLTLAFQPGGSIVGGLISAAVVGAAGFFFLKGGKKADH; encoded by the coding sequence ATGGCCGACCATCATCACGACACCCTGCACGCCGCCGCCGACCATGATGCGGAGGCCTATGTGCATGGCACGATGACGATCGAGGAACAGGCGGCCACCTGGGCCCTGTTCCAGGACCTGGCCAAGTGGGGTTCGCTGGTGGTCGCAGTCGTGCTACTGTTCCTGACCCTGGCCTTCCAGCCGGGCGGCAGCATCGTCGGCGGCCTGATCTCGGCGGCCGTCGTGGGCGCGGCCGGCTTCTTCTTCCTGAAGGGCGGGAAGAAGGCAGATCACTAA
- a CDS encoding DUF4153 domain-containing protein, which produces MTTETTEQHGAGRDTLGQTGDRRTIGLARLVIGLIQGVLLYWLFQSTEGGPPTWPATEPAVFGPLLIVSLYLPLVLLAGVGRLRLRTLGIWAAVAAIILALLALHDISRQTAGQGTQLTFGLMAFGATALFIAHHLIVPADRERRLFATYATYFDVAWMAGVQLALSVAFAGAFWLLLFLGAALFNIIGLSFLGDLLKEAWFSLPLTGLAFAMAVQLTDVRDGLIRGVRTVALMLLSWLLLVLTVLVGGFLAALPFTGLDGLWETGSATALVLAAAGALIILINAAYQDGRADNLPPSVLRIAVRVASVLLTPLILIAFWGLSLRIGQHGLTPDRIIAVACALVGLAYASGYGFAALRTFWSRGDWMQPLERTNIATAVLEVAIILALFSPLADPARLSVADQVARLQAGKVTPQAFDYAFLAFSSGRVGTAALDRLIASPDAEIAKRARAAKDGLTSDDLATETFTPSIETLPGEARLPDAFLATPALDDPRRACTLPGLCLATQRDMNGQPPLEILLVQVDRITLFARQDGDAFVPVGDYPIPTCAGSPPGDARQLLRDGHLVPVAPGGWKDLAVKGRGSSTLSTNAFPPPC; this is translated from the coding sequence ATGACGACAGAGACCACGGAACAACACGGCGCAGGCCGCGACACACTGGGCCAGACCGGAGATCGCCGGACCATCGGGCTGGCGCGACTGGTCATCGGGCTGATCCAGGGCGTGTTGCTCTACTGGCTGTTCCAGTCGACCGAGGGCGGCCCGCCCACCTGGCCCGCGACCGAGCCGGCCGTGTTCGGTCCATTGCTGATCGTGTCCCTCTACCTGCCGCTGGTCCTGCTCGCCGGCGTGGGTCGCCTGAGGCTGCGGACCCTCGGGATCTGGGCTGCCGTCGCCGCCATCATCCTGGCGCTGCTGGCGTTGCACGACATTTCCCGACAGACCGCCGGCCAGGGCACACAGCTGACCTTCGGCCTGATGGCCTTCGGGGCAACGGCCCTGTTCATCGCCCACCATCTGATCGTCCCGGCCGACCGTGAGCGGCGTCTGTTCGCCACCTATGCCACCTATTTCGACGTCGCCTGGATGGCCGGGGTCCAGCTGGCCCTGTCGGTCGCCTTCGCGGGGGCCTTCTGGTTGCTGCTGTTCCTCGGGGCGGCTCTGTTCAACATCATCGGCCTGAGCTTCCTCGGCGATCTTCTGAAAGAGGCCTGGTTCTCGCTGCCGCTGACGGGCCTCGCCTTCGCCATGGCCGTCCAGCTGACGGATGTCCGCGACGGCCTGATCCGGGGCGTGCGCACCGTCGCCCTGATGCTGCTGTCCTGGCTGCTGCTGGTCCTGACCGTGCTGGTCGGGGGATTCCTGGCTGCCCTGCCCTTCACCGGCCTGGACGGCCTCTGGGAGACCGGCAGCGCCACGGCCCTGGTCCTGGCCGCCGCCGGTGCCCTGATCATCCTGATCAACGCCGCCTATCAGGATGGCCGTGCGGATAACCTGCCGCCGTCCGTGCTCCGGATCGCCGTCCGCGTCGCCTCGGTCCTGCTGACGCCGCTGATCCTGATCGCCTTCTGGGGCCTGTCCTTGCGTATCGGTCAGCATGGCCTGACGCCCGACCGGATCATCGCCGTGGCCTGCGCCCTGGTCGGTCTGGCCTATGCGAGCGGTTACGGCTTCGCCGCGCTCAGGACCTTCTGGTCAAGGGGCGACTGGATGCAGCCGCTGGAGCGCACCAACATCGCCACCGCCGTGCTGGAGGTCGCCATCATACTGGCCCTGTTCAGCCCGCTGGCAGACCCCGCCCGGCTGTCGGTCGCCGATCAGGTCGCACGGCTGCAGGCGGGCAAGGTCACGCCTCAGGCTTTCGACTACGCGTTTCTTGCCTTCAGCAGCGGTCGCGTCGGCACCGCAGCGCTGGATCGCCTGATCGCCTCACCGGATGCAGAGATCGCCAAACGCGCCCGTGCGGCGAAGGACGGACTTACGTCCGATGATCTGGCGACTGAGACCTTCACCCCTTCCATCGAGACCCTGCCGGGCGAGGCCCGCCTGCCGGACGCCTTCCTGGCGACGCCGGCGTTGGACGACCCCAGACGCGCCTGTACCCTCCCCGGCCTTTGTCTCGCCACCCAGCGCGACATGAATGGACAGCCACCGCTGGAAATCCTGCTCGTGCAGGTGGACCGCATCACGCTGTTCGCGCGCCAGGACGGCGATGCCTTCGTGCCTGTCGGCGACTACCCCATCCCGACCTGCGCCGGGTCGCCACCCGGCGATGCCCGGCAGCTGCTCCGGGACGGCCACCTGGTCCCGGTTGCGCCGGGCGGCTGGAAGGATCTGGCGGTCAAGGGACGCGGGTCATCGACCCTGTCGACCAACGCATTCCCGCCACCCTGTTAA
- a CDS encoding BrnA antitoxin family protein, with protein MTDEDIDFSDAPEITDFSGFKRGLFYRPEKQAVTIRLDADVVAWFKSAEPKYQTAVNRVLREYMLAHTKAG; from the coding sequence ATGACGGACGAAGACATCGACTTCAGTGACGCACCGGAAATCACCGACTTCAGCGGGTTCAAGCGCGGGCTTTTTTATCGCCCCGAAAAGCAGGCCGTGACGATCCGCCTCGACGCCGACGTGGTCGCCTGGTTCAAGAGCGCGGAGCCGAAATACCAGACGGCCGTCAACCGTGTGTTGCGAGAGTATATGCTGGCCCACACCAAGGCAGGCTGA
- a CDS encoding Re/Si-specific NAD(P)(+) transhydrogenase subunit alpha, which yields MAVAIAVTRERREGETRCAVTPETVKKLIALGATVTVEAGTGLGAAIPDSEYTDAGASVKPDTRAVLEGADLVLKVRGPTAQEVSAMKPGAVVVAMLDAYREKDTVAAMAGANVTAFAMEFVPRITRAQVMDALSSQANLAGYRAVIEGAYAYGKGFPMMMTAAGTVAPAKVFVMGVGVAGLQAIATARRLGAVVTATDVRPATKEQVESLGAKFLAVEDEEFKNAQTAGGYAKPMSPEYQAKQAALTGEHIKKQDIVITTALIPGRAAPVLVSAEQVASMKPGSVLIDLAVEAGGNVAGSKPGEVVTTANGVSIVGYTNLPGRIPSDASALYAKNLVAFTGLLIKDGALALDLEDEILKASVVTHAGSVVHEGLKGAA from the coding sequence TTGGCCGTTGCCATCGCCGTGACCCGGGAACGCCGTGAAGGCGAGACGCGCTGCGCCGTCACGCCCGAAACCGTCAAGAAACTCATCGCCCTCGGTGCCACCGTGACGGTCGAGGCCGGGACCGGCCTGGGGGCCGCCATTCCGGACAGCGAATACACCGACGCCGGAGCCTCGGTGAAGCCGGACACCCGCGCCGTGCTCGAAGGGGCCGACCTGGTCCTGAAGGTGCGCGGACCGACGGCGCAGGAAGTCAGCGCCATGAAGCCGGGCGCGGTGGTCGTGGCCATGCTGGACGCGTACCGCGAAAAGGACACGGTCGCGGCCATGGCCGGGGCCAATGTCACCGCCTTCGCCATGGAGTTCGTGCCCCGGATCACCCGGGCCCAGGTCATGGACGCCCTGTCGTCCCAGGCGAACCTGGCCGGTTACCGGGCCGTGATCGAGGGGGCCTATGCCTATGGCAAGGGCTTCCCGATGATGATGACGGCGGCGGGCACGGTCGCCCCGGCCAAGGTCTTCGTCATGGGCGTGGGCGTCGCCGGGCTTCAGGCCATCGCCACGGCCCGGCGTCTGGGCGCGGTGGTCACGGCCACCGACGTCCGCCCCGCCACCAAGGAACAGGTCGAATCGCTGGGGGCCAAATTCCTCGCGGTCGAGGACGAGGAGTTCAAGAACGCCCAGACCGCCGGCGGCTATGCCAAGCCGATGTCGCCTGAATACCAGGCCAAACAGGCGGCCCTGACCGGCGAACATATCAAAAAGCAGGACATCGTCATCACCACCGCCCTGATCCCCGGCCGCGCCGCGCCCGTGCTGGTCAGCGCCGAACAGGTGGCTTCGATGAAGCCGGGCAGTGTGCTGATCGACCTGGCCGTCGAGGCAGGTGGCAATGTCGCGGGATCGAAGCCGGGCGAGGTGGTGACCACGGCGAACGGCGTGTCCATCGTCGGCTATACCAACCTGCCGGGCCGGATCCCGTCGGATGCGTCGGCGCTGTATGCCAAGAACCTGGTCGCCTTCACGGGTCTGCTGATCAAGGACGGCGCGCTGGCGCTCGATCTGGAGGACGAGATCCTCAAGGCGTCGGTGGTCACCCACGCTGGTTCAGTTGTGCACGAAGGCCTCAAGGGAGCCGCCTGA